A window of the Leptospira brenneri genome harbors these coding sequences:
- a CDS encoding LIC11274 family protein has product MKQSLLILMTSLMVQAPMFAESVSSKSYHKRIELLTYLRELEPIVKNFRGEDPEGKPTEINAPEGKEGFRMKKYNEAKRIYQEGIQYHFEGNYSSAYQRFLECQLGIEKMTEEISQLYILRAEEMMKTAMERKNPNNPMDKALLDISIEYGKGSYFRQDVMDIPREAPYSRRMYDPKEAHYSYNKYDIEKNLELGYKHLGLAKEARANALKVEKNLEKHQKLQPTHRKYRIDLYFGAINLARDSKANAINIYKLKYPYDNYYLNNSQAKSESLKDENGVAVEGQPVKVDGVTYDFTKNPYIKYDNRLQAMFDVRVPEDYRVDHADVRGRVYDLDSNNMVFMKYDQERKKALNIPVKPAAGSTSTPQQ; this is encoded by the coding sequence ATGAAACAATCCCTTCTTATTCTCATGACGAGTCTCATGGTGCAGGCACCTATGTTTGCAGAATCGGTATCTAGTAAATCATACCACAAACGCATTGAGCTTTTGACATACTTACGAGAGTTAGAGCCAATTGTAAAAAATTTTCGTGGTGAAGATCCAGAAGGAAAACCTACGGAAATCAATGCTCCGGAAGGGAAGGAAGGCTTTCGTATGAAGAAATATAACGAAGCCAAACGGATCTACCAAGAAGGAATCCAATACCATTTCGAAGGTAATTATTCTTCTGCTTACCAACGTTTTCTCGAATGCCAATTGGGAATCGAGAAGATGACAGAGGAAATTTCTCAACTCTATATCTTACGTGCTGAAGAAATGATGAAAACGGCTATGGAAAGAAAAAATCCAAACAATCCAATGGATAAAGCCCTTCTTGATATTTCTATTGAATATGGTAAAGGATCGTACTTCCGTCAAGATGTGATGGACATTCCTAGAGAAGCTCCATACTCACGCCGAATGTATGATCCAAAAGAAGCTCATTACAGTTATAATAAATATGATATTGAGAAAAACTTGGAGTTAGGATACAAACACCTTGGTCTTGCCAAAGAAGCGAGAGCCAATGCTTTGAAAGTGGAAAAGAATTTGGAAAAACACCAAAAACTCCAACCAACTCACAGAAAGTATCGAATTGATTTGTATTTTGGTGCAATCAACCTAGCTCGCGATTCCAAAGCAAATGCAATTAACATCTATAAGTTGAAATACCCTTATGATAACTATTACTTGAACAATTCCCAAGCAAAATCAGAATCTCTTAAGGATGAAAATGGTGTGGCAGTGGAAGGGCAACCGGTAAAAGTTGATGGTGTCACTTACGATTTTACAAAGAACCCTTACATCAAATATGACAATAGATTACAAGCTATGTTTGACGTTCGTGTTCCAGAAGACTATCGTGTGGATCATGCTGACGTAAGAGGTCGGGTATATGATTTGGATTCCAACAATATGGTATTCATGAAATACGACCAAGAACGTAAAAAAGCATTAAATATCCCTGTGAAACCTGCCGCTGGATCCACATCCACTCCGCAACAATAA
- a CDS encoding lysophospholipid acyltransferase family protein gives MKVYLRITLLVFGKASPYLIRGIYRSLTGNKEARIREFLEGTKIWAEDVLKITKTKLIVFNEIDVPEKGHMIFLNHVNEMDFPYDCYVIRKPFLANQVIKKAWFAYWWMVAMGSQVFDNSKAMSVAISVKNLIEGLKTTSYIVYPEGKNTYSEEIIPLKKGMVKIAFDQKIPVFVALKSGLTTYQEYQKGNVVGYLGLGIHDPTDFSSWEEFQTYLNNLMNSKKQELDVMLEAERTKQVSV, from the coding sequence ATGAAGGTTTATTTAAGAATCACCCTACTTGTTTTTGGAAAAGCAAGCCCATATCTGATCAGAGGGATTTATCGTTCACTCACAGGGAACAAAGAAGCACGTATCCGTGAATTTCTAGAAGGAACAAAAATTTGGGCAGAAGATGTCCTAAAGATTACTAAAACCAAACTCATAGTATTTAATGAAATTGATGTACCTGAAAAAGGACATATGATTTTTTTGAATCATGTCAATGAGATGGATTTTCCTTATGATTGTTATGTGATTAGAAAACCGTTTTTGGCAAATCAAGTCATTAAAAAAGCCTGGTTTGCTTATTGGTGGATGGTTGCCATGGGTTCTCAGGTGTTTGATAATTCTAAAGCTATGTCTGTTGCCATTTCTGTAAAAAACTTAATCGAAGGTTTAAAAACTACTTCATACATTGTTTACCCGGAAGGAAAAAATACCTATTCTGAAGAAATCATTCCTCTAAAAAAAGGAATGGTGAAAATAGCTTTCGATCAAAAAATTCCTGTTTTTGTTGCTTTGAAGTCTGGACTAACCACTTACCAAGAATACCAAAAAGGAAATGTTGTTGGTTATTTAGGATTAGGGATTCATGACCCTACCGATTTTTCTTCTTGGGAAGAATTTCAAACCTATTTAAACAATCTAATGAACTCCAAAAAACAAGAGTTAGATGTCATGTTAGAAGCAGAAAGAACTAAACAGGTAAGTGTTTAA
- a CDS encoding dual specificity protein phosphatase family protein, whose translation MNSESAILFTQCLQNDFAALLDQYDPLPNSLHIGYQEANRLLGEMMEEGPVFSLLDWAYETDPKKLKLIHIRDWHDPNAKLQEDHLMQFGDHCLKNTTGAEFVFQKWIDEEPDRGVIVDASGLNDFVDTNLESILDPYKGKKIKVGITGVWTEAKVTFLAYDLKTRYPEFEIGVCSALTASSSLSMHFIALDQLKQILGVKVFSSIGAFTEFLTGSQPNLEKRISTNSRISSDKLKLDPKYPITKTDIQILLYLFRDCKEVEFKTLDGGFSGNVVLKSKSIDHLGHLQVPCVVKIGDRDLIAKERTAFERIQEVLGNNAPSIVDFCELENRGAIKYRYAAMLDGNVRTFQKVYGSMPDGTGLDRIIDTVFGEQLGRLFEAASTEKLNLLEYYDFQPKYASSVRTRVESLLSGPQTNSEIEILPGYKLPNPCVFYEKDLLELKEYNAITHNTSYIHGDLNGANIIIDGQDNVWMIDFFHTHRGHIIRDLLKLENDILFIFCKIESEMEWKEAVELTDFLHSREDLGIELSFESPEFLTNEKLKKAYRVIAKLRSYYPRLVKLDRDPYQMHVGALRYAMHTLSFDESNEWQRKWALYVGSKLIIKVKEFIKRSKVLRIDYLKPLVSSDSDGITRIGLTILPGRKDRARVLADDINTIKKEGITHILSLITEQEYIQYGVPDLKSELTQNKIQQKHIPILDQRVPSLTQMKESMDWMEEALSKKEKVLIHCVGGLGRSGTVAAAYLIWKHGLDAESAIQKVRESRSERAVESLEQIRFLKFWEKEVKAKI comes from the coding sequence ATGAATTCGGAATCAGCCATTCTCTTCACCCAATGCCTCCAAAATGATTTTGCTGCTCTTTTAGATCAGTATGATCCACTTCCTAATTCCTTACATATTGGATACCAAGAAGCAAATCGATTACTCGGAGAGATGATGGAAGAAGGGCCGGTATTTTCTCTTTTAGATTGGGCTTATGAAACCGATCCCAAAAAATTAAAACTCATTCACATTCGAGACTGGCATGATCCCAATGCAAAGTTACAAGAAGACCACCTAATGCAGTTTGGTGATCACTGTTTAAAAAATACAACGGGTGCTGAATTTGTATTTCAAAAATGGATCGATGAAGAACCTGATCGAGGGGTCATTGTCGACGCTTCTGGACTGAATGACTTTGTGGATACAAATTTAGAGTCTATACTCGACCCATACAAAGGTAAAAAAATAAAAGTAGGAATCACTGGAGTTTGGACAGAAGCAAAAGTTACTTTTCTAGCTTATGATTTAAAAACCAGATACCCAGAATTTGAAATTGGTGTTTGTTCTGCACTCACGGCAAGTTCCTCCCTTTCTATGCACTTCATTGCCCTTGACCAATTAAAACAAATTTTAGGAGTAAAAGTATTTTCCTCCATTGGAGCCTTTACCGAATTTTTAACAGGAAGCCAACCCAATTTAGAAAAACGAATTTCCACAAATTCAAGGATATCAAGCGATAAACTAAAGTTAGATCCCAAATACCCAATTACCAAAACTGACATTCAAATTTTACTTTATCTCTTTCGAGATTGTAAAGAAGTAGAATTCAAAACTCTAGATGGAGGATTTTCCGGAAACGTAGTTTTAAAATCTAAATCCATAGATCATTTGGGACACTTACAAGTACCTTGTGTTGTTAAAATTGGAGACCGGGATTTAATTGCAAAAGAAAGAACCGCTTTCGAAAGAATCCAAGAAGTTCTCGGAAACAATGCCCCTTCCATAGTCGATTTTTGCGAGTTAGAAAACCGAGGTGCTATTAAATATCGTTATGCGGCGATGTTAGATGGGAATGTCAGAACCTTTCAAAAGGTATATGGTTCTATGCCAGATGGAACAGGTCTCGACCGCATCATCGATACGGTGTTTGGGGAACAACTAGGCCGTTTGTTTGAAGCAGCTTCCACAGAAAAACTCAATTTATTAGAATACTACGACTTCCAACCTAAATACGCTAGTTCCGTTCGGACAAGAGTGGAATCCTTACTCAGTGGACCACAAACAAATTCAGAAATCGAAATTCTTCCTGGATATAAACTTCCCAATCCTTGTGTTTTTTATGAAAAAGATTTACTCGAACTAAAAGAATACAATGCCATCACTCACAATACATCTTACATACATGGAGATTTGAATGGGGCCAATATCATTATTGATGGGCAAGACAATGTTTGGATGATCGACTTTTTTCATACTCATAGAGGGCATATCATTCGCGATTTATTAAAATTAGAAAACGATATCCTCTTTATTTTTTGCAAAATTGAATCGGAAATGGAATGGAAAGAAGCAGTCGAACTTACCGACTTTTTACATAGCAGGGAAGATTTGGGAATTGAACTTAGTTTTGAGTCTCCCGAATTCCTAACCAATGAAAAATTGAAAAAAGCCTACCGAGTGATCGCCAAATTAAGATCTTATTATCCTCGTTTGGTGAAATTAGATAGAGACCCTTATCAAATGCATGTGGGTGCTTTAAGATACGCAATGCATACCTTATCCTTTGATGAAAGTAATGAATGGCAAAGGAAATGGGCTTTGTATGTTGGTTCTAAACTGATTATCAAAGTTAAAGAATTTATCAAACGTTCCAAAGTATTGAGAATTGATTATTTAAAACCCTTAGTTAGTTCAGATTCAGATGGAATCACTCGGATTGGTCTTACCATCCTTCCCGGTAGAAAGGATAGAGCCCGTGTTTTAGCTGATGATATAAATACCATCAAAAAAGAAGGCATCACTCATATCTTAAGTCTGATCACTGAACAAGAATACATTCAATATGGAGTTCCTGATCTAAAGTCAGAACTGACTCAAAATAAGATCCAACAAAAACATATTCCTATTTTAGACCAACGAGTTCCAAGCCTCACACAAATGAAGGAATCTATGGACTGGATGGAGGAAGCTCTTTCCAAAAAAGAAAAGGTTCTCATCCATTGTGTGGGAGGTCTCGGAAGGTCAGGAACAGTTGCCGCAGCTTATTTGATTTGGAAACACGGTTTGGATGCAGAATCCGCCATCCAAAAAGTAAGGGAATCGAGAAGTGAACGAGCAGTGGAGTCACTCGAACAAATTCGATTCCTAAAATTTTGGGAAAAAGAAGTAAAAGCTAAAATTTAA
- a CDS encoding LTA synthase family protein, producing MVKLFPRFKFSDRIFLTYFLIGFFTLFFSRVLFLAVYSYRLEEFPFWILLKAFLIGFRFDWVTISILLVGFYILSLWNQASQFKLYRYFWIITPLVLYPICLVHLFSDLMYFENANKHIGYEAIVFLGDLDVLVSSALEEAPFKILFFIILIVLYIFGVRYWMSKHQILNLKNEKENLRFKLIKAAAWILFFFIGLRGGPQESPLRASEAIISDDALINQLALNGIYTTINDIKSQTIPKHLKMTDEDMLAVVKEEIHYEGAEFVDDPEFPLVRKIKPIPGRKSINVVLVIQESWTGKYVWPVSNGIWSGQEVTPYYNSLAKKGHSFQKFYANGGRTSNALLSVLTSVPDRPGLTAIRTPQILSNFSAIGNLFTGFGYQTSFITGDDLKFDSLATILPHFGFKTLIGKEDFRKSGKYEIGAWGYDDEHLYSKALEEMDLYQKENKPFLMTILTMTTHYPYKVPNSKYEIYDSSVTDFDYLNTYHYSDAALEMFMKEIQKRKYFEDTLFVFVGDHTHHRYLSYYEDRMVPFLLYAPKYIKPKLDEKIGSQLDVLPTILGVVGKETYFAGFGKDLRGKSVKSGSTYFAYGSACGWIDEEKILYQSVDGDTQFIFQMVPPYGEDPICRLDRKHCLQQTVKARAFFNLSLELMNRNSVYPLEGSLRYSRK from the coding sequence ATGGTGAAACTGTTCCCCAGATTTAAATTTTCAGATCGAATCTTTCTAACCTATTTCCTCATTGGGTTTTTTACACTTTTTTTTAGCCGAGTTTTGTTTTTAGCAGTTTATTCTTATCGTTTGGAAGAATTTCCTTTTTGGATTCTTTTGAAAGCTTTTTTAATAGGATTTCGTTTCGACTGGGTTACCATATCGATTTTGTTAGTTGGTTTTTACATTCTATCCCTTTGGAACCAGGCCTCCCAATTTAAACTCTATCGATATTTTTGGATCATCACACCTCTTGTTCTTTATCCAATTTGTTTGGTACATTTATTTTCCGACTTAATGTACTTTGAAAACGCCAACAAACATATTGGATACGAAGCCATTGTTTTTCTTGGTGATTTAGATGTGCTCGTTTCTTCAGCTCTGGAAGAAGCTCCTTTTAAAATCTTATTTTTCATTATTTTGATTGTTTTATATATTTTTGGTGTTCGCTACTGGATGAGTAAACACCAAATCTTGAATCTCAAAAACGAAAAGGAAAACCTTCGTTTCAAACTCATAAAGGCTGCCGCTTGGATTTTATTTTTTTTCATTGGCCTACGTGGTGGCCCACAAGAATCACCTTTACGTGCCAGTGAAGCAATCATCTCCGATGACGCCCTAATCAATCAACTTGCGTTAAATGGAATTTATACAACGATCAATGATATCAAAAGCCAAACCATTCCCAAACACCTAAAGATGACGGATGAGGACATGTTGGCAGTGGTTAAAGAAGAAATTCATTATGAAGGTGCTGAGTTTGTTGATGATCCCGAATTTCCTTTAGTACGCAAAATCAAACCCATTCCTGGTAGAAAATCTATCAATGTGGTTTTGGTCATCCAGGAATCTTGGACCGGAAAATATGTTTGGCCAGTATCAAATGGAATTTGGTCGGGTCAGGAAGTAACACCGTATTACAATTCTTTGGCGAAAAAAGGACATAGTTTTCAAAAGTTCTATGCGAATGGTGGAAGAACCAGTAATGCTCTACTTTCTGTTCTCACCAGTGTTCCTGATAGGCCAGGCTTAACAGCAATCCGCACACCACAAATTTTAAGTAACTTTTCTGCCATTGGAAATCTATTTACTGGCTTCGGATACCAAACTAGTTTTATTACGGGGGATGATTTAAAATTTGATAGTTTGGCGACCATCCTTCCTCATTTCGGATTCAAAACATTGATTGGAAAGGAAGACTTTCGGAAATCTGGAAAATATGAAATTGGTGCTTGGGGTTATGATGATGAACATCTTTATTCCAAAGCATTGGAAGAAATGGATTTATATCAAAAAGAAAATAAACCCTTTCTCATGACCATTCTGACAATGACAACACATTATCCGTATAAAGTTCCAAATTCAAAATATGAAATTTATGATTCGAGTGTCACTGATTTTGATTATCTCAATACTTATCACTATTCTGATGCAGCTTTAGAAATGTTTATGAAAGAAATACAAAAACGAAAGTATTTTGAAGATACTTTATTTGTATTTGTCGGAGACCATACCCATCATCGGTATTTGTCATATTATGAAGATCGGATGGTCCCATTTTTATTATATGCACCTAAATACATCAAACCAAAGTTAGATGAAAAAATTGGATCCCAATTAGATGTACTTCCTACGATCTTGGGAGTGGTGGGAAAAGAAACCTACTTTGCTGGTTTTGGAAAAGACTTACGGGGTAAATCAGTCAAATCAGGAAGTACTTACTTTGCTTATGGGAGTGCTTGTGGTTGGATTGATGAAGAAAAAATTCTTTACCAAAGTGTGGATGGTGACACTCAATTTATCTTTCAAATGGTCCCGCCATACGGAGAAGATCCAATCTGCCGTTTGGATAGAAAACACTGCCTTCAGCAAACAGTAAAAGCACGTGCCTTCTTTAATTTATCACTAGAACTAATGAATCGAAATTCTGTATATCCATTAGAAGGATCTTTAAGGTACTCCAGGAAATGA
- a CDS encoding acetyl-CoA carboxylase biotin carboxylase subunit: MKTIQKILIANRGEIAVRVIRTAKKMGIKTVAVYSDPDAQSLFVRSADEAFSLGGTDARSSYLNVEKVIQACLETGADAVHPGYGFLSENTDFAAKLEKHGIRFIGPKPHSIEAMGDKIGSRLLVAKSGVPVVPGYEGASQEMSVFKTEAEKIGYPVMAKASAGGGGKGMRRINSPEELEAGILSAKREALSAFGDDRILLEKYITNPRHVEFQIFGDSKGNIIHLHERDCSLQRRHQKVVEETPAPRFSSDLKLKMSEAAVMAAKAVQYEGAGTVEFILGEAGEFYFLEMNTRLQVEHPVTEMTTGLDLVEWQIRVCQGESLPEIKTPPQKGHALEVRIYAEDPKEGFLPSTGKIHHLSFPTREYLRIDSGVVSGSEITMFYDPMIAKMIVWGEDRITAIHRLIECLSETIVFGPKTNLQFLQRLVSTKEFADGQVSTHFIADNESELLANKTKEDLKLALAGAFFTSKKPTDPWFKETI; the protein is encoded by the coding sequence ATGAAGACGATCCAAAAAATACTCATCGCCAACCGTGGTGAAATTGCCGTTCGTGTCATTCGCACCGCAAAAAAAATGGGCATCAAAACAGTTGCAGTTTATTCCGATCCAGATGCACAAAGCCTATTTGTTCGTTCTGCCGACGAAGCGTTCTCTTTGGGGGGAACAGATGCCCGGTCTTCTTATTTAAATGTAGAAAAAGTGATTCAGGCCTGTCTCGAAACAGGAGCAGATGCGGTCCATCCTGGGTATGGGTTTTTGTCAGAAAATACGGACTTTGCTGCTAAATTAGAAAAACATGGAATTCGTTTCATTGGTCCAAAACCCCATTCCATTGAAGCTATGGGTGATAAAATCGGCTCACGTTTGTTAGTTGCAAAAAGTGGTGTTCCTGTAGTTCCCGGTTACGAAGGGGCTTCCCAAGAAATGTCCGTATTTAAAACGGAAGCAGAAAAAATTGGATATCCCGTGATGGCCAAAGCAAGTGCTGGTGGTGGGGGAAAGGGGATGCGTAGGATCAACTCGCCAGAAGAGTTAGAAGCAGGAATTCTATCTGCAAAACGCGAAGCCCTTTCTGCTTTTGGAGACGATCGTATTCTTTTGGAAAAATACATTACTAACCCTCGTCATGTGGAGTTTCAAATCTTTGGAGACAGTAAGGGAAATATCATTCACTTACATGAGAGGGATTGTTCCTTACAAAGACGCCACCAAAAAGTGGTCGAAGAAACTCCAGCACCTAGATTCAGTTCTGATTTAAAATTAAAGATGTCGGAAGCAGCAGTGATGGCAGCAAAAGCCGTACAATATGAAGGAGCTGGAACCGTAGAGTTTATATTAGGTGAAGCAGGTGAGTTTTATTTTCTCGAGATGAACACTCGTTTGCAAGTGGAACATCCTGTCACAGAGATGACAACAGGACTTGACCTAGTCGAATGGCAGATTCGTGTTTGCCAGGGAGAATCATTACCAGAAATCAAAACTCCACCACAAAAAGGCCATGCCTTAGAAGTTCGAATTTATGCGGAAGATCCAAAAGAAGGATTTTTACCTTCTACTGGAAAAATCCACCATCTATCTTTTCCCACTAGAGAATATTTGCGTATTGATTCTGGGGTAGTTTCTGGATCTGAGATCACTATGTTTTATGACCCTATGATCGCAAAGATGATTGTATGGGGTGAAGATCGAATCACTGCCATTCACCGCCTAATTGAATGTTTATCGGAGACAATTGTGTTTGGTCCCAAAACCAACTTACAATTTTTGCAAAGGTTAGTTTCTACGAAAGAGTTTGCTGATGGACAGGTATCCACACATTTCATTGCAGATAATGAATCAGAGCTTTTAGCAAACAAAACCAAAGAAGATTTAAAATTAGCTCTTGCAGGTGCTTTTTTCACTTCAAAGAAACCAACTGACCCTTGGTTTAAGGAAACCATCTAA
- a CDS encoding acetyl-CoA carboxylase biotin carboxyl carrier protein subunit, with protein sequence MDYLFETKSGSASVYVSGSVIRVRLEKDTSSFHLDDFIQEEIHLSDSNSLESVKMKDGSILKYLKVRNEIFLHWKGEIWSSKLTERSYEGAGQTSPEIKSPMPGKVVQISTEVGKEHRAGETILILEAMKMENAVKAPYPCRVEEIRKSQGDLVQQDEVLIILHRIEPEKT encoded by the coding sequence ATGGATTATTTATTCGAAACAAAATCTGGTTCTGCTTCTGTTTATGTAAGTGGTTCTGTCATACGTGTTCGTTTGGAAAAAGATACTTCTTCTTTCCACTTAGATGACTTCATCCAAGAAGAAATCCATCTTTCTGATTCAAACTCACTCGAATCTGTAAAAATGAAAGATGGATCTATATTAAAATATCTTAAAGTAAGAAATGAGATTTTTCTACATTGGAAAGGAGAAATTTGGAGTAGTAAACTAACGGAACGTTCTTATGAAGGTGCAGGCCAAACATCTCCAGAAATCAAAAGTCCTATGCCGGGAAAAGTAGTGCAAATCTCTACTGAGGTTGGAAAGGAACATAGAGCAGGCGAAACCATCTTAATATTGGAAGCGATGAAAATGGAGAACGCTGTTAAGGCTCCTTATCCTTGTCGTGTAGAAGAAATTCGAAAATCGCAAGGGGATCTCGTCCAACAAGACGAAGTGCTCATCATTTTACACAGAATCGAACCGGAAAAAACATAA
- the omp85 gene encoding Omp85 family outer membrane protein gives MYNHILRSLTLLLFFSFFHGVFGQERQPRTDLPFEISEKKRLSERDFKNKKEGGYFTGLPLINSDPNVGVGYGARVLYFYNGTKTSPMFEYTPYRVRVFAQYFNTTKRAPYHQLSVDAPYIFDTKWRLRADLVYERNPNSLFFGIGSDTLQPLSYLQRNDPNGQIRRNAPFADYEDNLNYRRPGDAGVGEAPIVSDHRYNRYDIENPNFSTSGEYSFFGGTLRTVTGVRLSKQIIRTYDGKYNDALLGPADGVLGLLGVERTFGTPQGETKLTRDDKDGKIIGLNGGYTNTVRAGIVFDTRDFEPDPNRGVFLEYTHERSAKAIGSTYDFNKNLVSGRIFLSPVQWFTNKPPEILEKFVVAARGTMIQTNGDAPFYEYRNMWGTETNQSGLGGRTTIRGYKQDRFVGQTMAFANFEIRWKFAETEFWGQHFDFQLVPFYDVGRVWDRTEDANLKNYKHSRGLGLRIPWNQATVIYIDHAISNEDRQTFINFNHIF, from the coding sequence ATGTACAATCATATTTTAAGAAGTTTGACACTTCTGTTGTTTTTTTCGTTTTTCCATGGGGTTTTCGGTCAGGAACGTCAACCCCGTACCGACCTGCCGTTTGAGATCTCTGAAAAAAAGAGGCTGAGCGAGCGGGATTTTAAGAATAAAAAAGAAGGAGGATACTTTACAGGTCTTCCTTTGATTAACTCCGATCCTAACGTTGGCGTGGGTTATGGAGCTCGTGTGCTTTATTTTTACAATGGCACAAAGACATCCCCTATGTTTGAATACACTCCATACCGTGTTCGGGTGTTTGCTCAGTATTTTAATACAACAAAAAGAGCACCTTACCACCAATTGAGTGTGGATGCTCCGTATATCTTTGATACCAAGTGGAGACTTCGTGCGGACTTAGTTTATGAACGAAACCCAAACTCTCTTTTCTTTGGAATCGGATCTGATACTCTCCAACCCCTTTCCTACTTACAAAGAAACGATCCGAATGGTCAAATCAGACGTAACGCACCTTTTGCTGATTACGAAGACAACTTGAACTATCGCCGTCCGGGGGATGCGGGAGTGGGAGAAGCTCCTATCGTCAGTGATCACAGATACAATCGTTATGATATTGAGAATCCTAACTTTAGTACTTCGGGTGAGTATTCCTTCTTTGGGGGAACACTTCGTACGGTAACAGGGGTTCGTCTTTCGAAACAAATCATCCGTACCTACGACGGAAAGTATAATGATGCTCTATTAGGACCTGCAGACGGAGTTTTAGGACTTTTGGGTGTGGAACGTACGTTTGGAACACCACAAGGGGAAACCAAGTTAACCCGTGATGATAAAGATGGTAAAATTATTGGACTTAATGGTGGTTATACGAATACAGTTCGAGCAGGGATTGTATTTGATACTCGTGACTTTGAGCCGGATCCAAACCGTGGGGTATTTTTAGAATATACGCATGAAAGGTCAGCCAAAGCAATTGGTTCCACTTATGATTTTAATAAGAACTTAGTATCTGGTCGTATTTTTTTAAGTCCGGTTCAGTGGTTCACAAACAAACCTCCAGAGATTTTGGAAAAGTTTGTTGTTGCTGCCAGAGGAACCATGATCCAAACGAATGGGGACGCTCCGTTTTATGAATACCGCAATATGTGGGGAACAGAAACCAACCAATCGGGTCTTGGGGGAAGAACTACCATTCGTGGTTACAAACAGGATCGTTTTGTAGGGCAAACGATGGCATTCGCCAACTTCGAAATTCGTTGGAAGTTTGCTGAAACAGAATTTTGGGGCCAACACTTTGACTTTCAATTGGTTCCGTTTTATGATGTAGGGCGAGTATGGGATCGCACAGAAGATGCGAATCTTAAAAACTATAAACATTCGAGAGGATTGGGTTTACGAATCCCTTGGAACCAAGCAACTGTTATCTACATTGATCATGCAATTTCAAATGAAGATAGACAAACATTCATTAACTTTAACCATATATTTTAG
- the lsa25 gene encoding surface adhesin Lsa25 gives MKKLQYCFALLVLSFFMNCEMKPVEDVYGLSPEETNQLFAGLIANQSLRDNGNGTISDPVANLVWQKCTHGQVYRAGFNDCLGAPQGSIFNPNDTARAGAVQVAYCDSKTHACNSIAFPQVVQGFSSIAIAGASELYGACQNSNYLGATWRVPTAVEYQRLVVPGRAATLQFFPSTQEDDYWTAWSNSEDIPGETAHAISFDRQSYGVEKTIVKTQRNFVRCVRTGP, from the coding sequence ATGAAAAAACTTCAATATTGTTTCGCTCTTTTGGTCTTATCTTTTTTCATGAATTGTGAAATGAAACCTGTAGAAGATGTCTACGGTCTAAGCCCAGAAGAAACCAACCAACTTTTCGCAGGTCTCATTGCAAACCAAAGTCTCAGAGACAATGGAAATGGAACCATTTCTGATCCAGTAGCCAATTTAGTTTGGCAAAAATGTACTCACGGCCAAGTCTATCGTGCCGGATTTAATGATTGTTTGGGAGCTCCTCAAGGATCCATTTTTAATCCTAATGATACGGCTCGAGCTGGGGCAGTGCAGGTGGCATATTGTGATTCCAAAACCCATGCCTGTAACTCGATTGCTTTCCCACAAGTGGTGCAAGGTTTCTCTTCCATTGCCATCGCGGGAGCAAGTGAACTTTACGGAGCTTGCCAAAATAGTAACTATCTAGGTGCAACCTGGCGAGTTCCTACAGCGGTTGAATACCAAAGACTTGTGGTTCCGGGTCGGGCGGCCACTCTCCAATTTTTTCCTTCCACACAAGAGGATGACTATTGGACAGCATGGTCAAATAGCGAAGACATTCCTGGGGAAACGGCCCATGCCATTTCCTTTGACAGGCAGTCTTACGGGGTGGAAAAAACCATCGTCAAAACACAAAGGAATTTTGTCCGTTGTGTTCGTACAGGCCCGTAA